TCCTCGGTTCCTGAATTTCTACAAAACATAGAGCCTATAACTATTCCATCTAAGTAGATTGAGGCGTACAACATACTACTATCTTCTTTCGATTCAAACTCTACACTATAACCTCTATCTAATTTTTTAACTCTACTTAGAATTAGATCCTTATCTTTATTCCAAATATCACTGCTTGGATAGAATAGAGTTTTATTTACAAAATATGTGTAGAATGTATGACTAGACCCCTCATCGTAGGGGTTTGAAGCATGGATAGTATCTAAACCAAGGGTATTTATGGCGTAAATTGTAAAAAGAGTTGTAATTAATCCATTGCCAGACTTAAGAGAAACCTCTTTACCTCTGGAGTTTTTAAATATAAATGGAAGTATCAGATGTCCCGAAGACTCTAATCCAAGGAGTAGATCTCTATCTTTAAATGTACCGATCCATTTATCTCCTACGCTAACTATTTTAGAGTTCAAGCCTAGTTTTTTAGAAGCCCAATAGGAAGTCATTATATCTGACTCTACAGTTGTTATAAAATCCTTGTTTAAATTTTTAGGGTCAGTATGACAAAGGTATGTTGCAATTAAATAACCACACTTATCTCCATCTAATACAACTACACTATCATCATTCTTATTATATAGTAGGACAAATCCCCTATCACCATCACCATCTAGGGCTATTCCGTAGATAGGATCCGATGACTTACAGCCTAGATCAAACATTTTTTTTACTAAAGTGTTTGAGTTATTATACTCATTTCTAAAAAATGTCCCATGACCCTCTATTTCCGCAACTCCGCAGCCCTTATTAATATTATACCCCTTAGGAGCTGGGTCTATACTTATAAAATTTAATTCTTTTCTCTTTAAAAATTTCCTAGAAAGGTCAAAATAAGCACCAGAAGCACTATCTAATAAAAGGATAGACTTCTTTAGTTTCTGGTATATATCTATAGGTAAAATAGTGTCTAGAAGCTCCAGGGCCTCAATATTTAAGCTTTTATATTCAATCTCATCCCTATGACTCTCCTCTGACTTATCAATGTATAATTTGTAGATCCAAGCTGAAAAAGAGTAGTCTCCATATAAACCCTCAGGGAGGTTTTTACTACCATCTAGAAAGAATTTTATCCCATTTTGATTACTTGGATTATGACTTGCTGTTAAAACAGAACCACAATGTAGTTCCTCTTTTAACATTTTATATGGAATAAATGGAGTTGGAATTACTCCAACATCCAATACCCTAATACCAGCTCTATTATACCCTGCTATCATAGCACTATTTAACTTCCAATTAGTAACAATATCTCTACCATCATTACCTATACAGGCAAAACTGTTTATTGTAACTCTTTTAGAATCTAATAACATTTTAGAGTAAGCATAAGTTGTTATCTCAATAAGTTCTGGGGATATTAAATTATCATTAATAAAAGAGGATATAGGATCTTTTATATCCTTTATGGAGACTTTACCTCTTAAACCATCTGTACCTAAAAAAGAGAACCTAGATTGGAGTATAGTTTTTTCTACTTTTTGAGAAAAACTCCCCTCTAACATAGGGTAGATCCTTATTATCTTTCCAATATCTAATATAACAGGATACTTATACTCTTCTAAATAGCTTGATAACAGTATACATTTTAAAAACTCATACTCAATCTTACTAAATTTTGTTGTATCAAGATTCTTATCTATTTGGGATATATCTAAAACAAAGATATTTCGTATAGCTAAACTGTTTATAATCTTATTTAACTCGTTCACACTCTATACCATCACAACTTCTACTAAAAGATCACGACCTGAAAAGTAACTATTAGGTATTGTATACCCCTCTATTTTCTTACCATTTACATTGATACTTTTAACACCCTTATTACTACCATTGGGGTTTTCAAAATTAATAGTTACCCTACAACCTCTATACTGTCTAACTGCAGAGAATTTTTTCCACTTTGATGTAACACAGGGATCAATTATTAAACCATCATATGCTCGTCTAACCCCATATATCCAATCTATTAACACGCCTAATCTTGTAGGGGCTGTTCCTGTTAACCAAGTGTGGCCAGCCTTCCCGTGGTCATTAGATGCAGGTCCAGAACAGTACTCAGGGTATACAAATCTTTCTACAGCGTACTGATATGGGTCATCCTTGGAGCAGACAGATGGAAGTGTTTTAATATATAGGTCATGGGCCTCTTCTCCATACCCAAATTTACATAGAGATGCTATATACCAGGATTCAAGGTGTCTAAACTCCCCTCCATTCTCTTTTTTACCTGGAGCATTTCTCTTCCATGCCTGCCCATCTTCAGGAAGTCCACCCTCTACCATAACCCTATCTCCTTGACAGATTGAGATACCATAGACATCCTCTAAATCTTCTTCACAGGATTTTTTACATTTATCAAATCTACTTTTATCAGCAATACCTGAGAATCCAGACCATGCAATTGGTTCAAAGAATGTAAAACCATCGGTTTTAGAGCTCCCCATATCCTTAAGTCCATTCTCACCAATTCCCTTTATCTCATCTTCAATTTCAGTTAAATCTAACTTTGATAACCCCATATCCAGGGAATTCAATACCTGCTTATAATCCTCTGGTGCTAAAGCTCTTATGTAGTGACCTTTCTCATCAATACATCTCTTTTCTACAGAATTTTTAATACTTCTAGTCCACTCTTTATACTTTTCAACAAGATCTAACCTAATTTTTTTTACGTTAAACAAATCGATCAAATCATTTAAAGCTTTATAGAGTTGTTGAGCAGCCATTGTGGATGTATGGGTAAAAAGCCCAGAGAGATCATCATTCCAATCTGCCATTAACATATATGGTAGCCCTTGATCAGAACATCTATAAACCTTCTCTACAGCAACAATTAAATGATTAAGAAGAGTATCTTCTCTATTATCAATATAGGGAACACTAATATCTAATATGGCAAAATCCCCAGACTCTTTAATATATTCACAAGTTGCATAAACTAGCCATAGGGGATCATCTGCAGTTACAAAGTCCTTATTCCCCTCAGCTGATACAAAGAAATTATGATATACAAATCCATCGGAAAACATCTGTTTAGCTGTAAAAAGTATAAGCTCTTTAGCCTGTTTAGGACTGTATGGTAGTAGGGCTAATAGATCCTGAAGAATATCTCTAAAACCATAACCATACTCAAAACCAGAGTGGAATCTAGACTTCATTCTATTTAATAAAGCAACCATTTCACACTGATATTGTAGCCATTTATAACTAGGTTTCAACTCCTGATCCAGACCATGAACATCTATCTGTAACATTGCTATTTTTTTACTCCAACCCTCTTTTACTTGATTAAATTTTGCCCAAGCATTTGTAGGTTGTAAAATATCATTAAGGTAGTTTTTTAAATCTCTCTTTTTATTTAAGTA
Above is a genomic segment from Thiospirochaeta perfilievii containing:
- a CDS encoding GH36-type glycosyl hydrolase domain-containing protein; the encoded protein is MKTVRKNGDFEFNEYDEVVIKEDINNKTREPWLMLLARREQKPTDALCWGLTNNGTAFARIGTQEGDIVNGFVHEDPYKTRMLGPYTYFFEETGSYFTNTWYPTLNREQELITTYGFGYVKYSTKYNDISVNTTCFVPDDFDAMVQIIKVKNNSDRDKKLSMFSVNPINIGDAREIQFSGFNTLMMGGAIVDKDVNGTVWRYGYGREFESDGEKINYMFGKVVVHTSSLKNNQCATRYDEFVGHHSNTMANPQAVVDNWELPNRDAHELCSALSTLKNELTLNAGEEREIVLVTLCSSTEDYYLNKKRDLKNYLNDILQPTNAWAKFNQVKEGWSKKIAMLQIDVHGLDQELKPSYKWLQYQCEMVALLNRMKSRFHSGFEYGYGFRDILQDLLALLPYSPKQAKELILFTAKQMFSDGFVYHNFFVSAEGNKDFVTADDPLWLVYATCEYIKESGDFAILDISVPYIDNREDTLLNHLIVAVEKVYRCSDQGLPYMLMADWNDDLSGLFTHTSTMAAQQLYKALNDLIDLFNVKKIRLDLVEKYKEWTRSIKNSVEKRCIDEKGHYIRALAPEDYKQVLNSLDMGLSKLDLTEIEDEIKGIGENGLKDMGSSKTDGFTFFEPIAWSGFSGIADKSRFDKCKKSCEEDLEDVYGISICQGDRVMVEGGLPEDGQAWKRNAPGKKENGGEFRHLESWYIASLCKFGYGEEAHDLYIKTLPSVCSKDDPYQYAVERFVYPEYCSGPASNDHGKAGHTWLTGTAPTRLGVLIDWIYGVRRAYDGLIIDPCVTSKWKKFSAVRQYRGCRVTINFENPNGSNKGVKSINVNGKKIEGYTIPNSYFSGRDLLVEVVMV